In Platichthys flesus chromosome 20, fPlaFle2.1, whole genome shotgun sequence, a single genomic region encodes these proteins:
- the cntd1 gene encoding cyclin N-terminal domain-containing protein 1, whose translation MAKRSSSHRFRETAGDLLSDALIDLNKRNKENLHSLSQNYTNFKNQRTYECIFLLTKELRLDPLVGYHAMELLQRFMVKHLTDLLTSPTLQAAAADRRYEDVVFDEIKDKFPVFVFACVQLASKLFLFEDIITNKAAVHFLHSAGLSVSKQTLQESEMMILKALDFRLNAPNPLTYIELLLEVLGHNEPSVPVEDLYDLCHHVLQFVSLDRAAVYDSLLKTTTRCHSPSREQREKFVTVTEDCMLLGVGVIAVATFTLSVRKWEQVVAELSHITGISSRSISDFTHVILMGIVSPSSPTTPARDLMTHTY comes from the exons ATGGCGAAAAGATCATCGAGTCACAGGTTTCGAGAAACCGCCGGTGATTTACTGTCTGATGCTCTCATCGACCTGAACAAGAGAAACAAGGAAAACCTGCACAGTTTATCACAGAACTACACAAACTTCAAGAACCAGAGAACATATG AATGCATCTTCCTCCTAACTAAGGAGCTGAGACTCGATCCTCTGGTTGGATACCACGCCATGGAACTGCTTCAGCG GTTCATGGTCAAGCACCTCACCGATCTGCTCACCTCCCCCACACTTCAAGCAGCAGCTGCCGACAGACGTTATGAGGATGTTGTGTTTGACGAGATCAAGGATAAGTTCCCTGTGTTCGTCTTCGCCTGCGTGCAACTCGCGAGCAAACTGTTTCTCTTCGAGGAC ATAATCACAAACAAGGCTGCAGTGCACTTTCTGCACTCAGCCGGCCTCAGTGTTTCCAAGCAGACACTCCAAGAGTCAGAGATGATGATCCTGAAAGCTCTTGATTTCAGACTCAATGCCCCGAATCCTCTGACATACATAGAGCTACTCCTGGAGGTCCTCG GTCACAATGAGCCGTCTGTGCCTGTGGAGGACCTCTACGACTTGTGCCACCACGTTCTGCAGTTCGTCAGCCTGGACAGAGCCGCCGTCTACGACTCGTTGTTGAAGACGACCACCCGGTGtcacagcccctccagagaacAGAG AGAGAAGTTTGTAACAGTGACTGAGGACTGCATGCTTCTCGGTGTTGGGGTCATTGCTGTGGCTACGTTCACCCTCTCGGTCCGGAAATGGGAACAG GTTGTGGCAGAACTGAGTCACATCACAGGAATCTCAAGCAGAAGCATCAGCGACTTCACCCATGTGATACTGATGGGTATTGTTAGCCCCAGTTCCCCTACAACACCAGCTCGAGACCTAATGACACACACCTACTGA